Proteins encoded by one window of Lycium barbarum isolate Lr01 chromosome 11, ASM1917538v2, whole genome shotgun sequence:
- the LOC132620191 gene encoding uncharacterized protein LOC132620191, with product MSWLVWNIRGTNKRLKQKELVTFIKENNVKLVGLVETRVKKNNVAFITDRIAPGWQAEYNYDYAVNGRLWVLWDTNVYEVTPLAKEAQYIHCAVKGKQIKVECHMTVVYGYNTVELRKPLWTHHQTLSGNTPWIIWGDFNAILTSQDKLNGASVTSHDIKDFADCVQALNINELMWIGEYYTWSNKQRGANRVYNRIDRAFGNDEWMLQYGQLDVDYGLPHISDHAPMIITLKDDEPCIKIPFKFFNVWADHDQFLTLVDEAWEGRVALEAMKNINKVEFKDTTGKIVQARIELQDVQTKLVSHYSDQLVNDEKAILEKLEKWSMIEESILQQKSRATWVKLGDSNSKYFSAVTKERKHKKTISMLTALDGTLLTDKRQIQEEIVAFYRSLMGTS from the exons ATGTCGTGGTTGGTGTGGAATATACGAGGGACCAACAAGAGATTGAAACAGAAAGAGTTGGTCACCTTCATTAAGGAGAATAATGTTAAATTAGTGGGTTTAGTAGAAACAAGAGTCAAGAAGAATAATGTAGCCTTTATCACAGACAGAATTGCTCCAGGCTGGCAAGCTGAATACAACTATGATTATGCAGTAAATGGAAGGTTATGGGTACTATGGGATACAAATGTATATGAGGTTACACCACTGGCCAAAGAGGCGCAATATATCCACTGTGCAGTGAAGGGCAAGCAGATCAAAGTAGAATGTCATATGACTGTGGTCTATGGATACAACACAGTGGAACTTAGAAAACCTCTATGGACTCACCATCAGACTCTGTCAGGTAATACTCCATGGATCATATGGGGAGATTTTAATGCAATTTTAACTTCTCAAGATAAACTCAATGGTGCTTCAGTTACTAGTCATGATATCAAAGATTTTGCTGACTGTGTTCAAGCTCTGAATATAAATGAACTAATGTGGATAGGGGAATATTATACATGGTCAAACAAGCAAAGAGGTGCAAACAGGGTGTACAACAGGATAGATAGGGCATTTGGGAATGATGAATGGATGCTCCAATATGGCCAACTTGATGTTGATTATGGTTTACCACATATATCAGACCATGCACCCATGATAATAACCTTAAAGGATGATGAACCTTGTATTAAAATCCCATTCAAATTCTTCAATGTTTGGGCAGATCATGATCAATTTTTGACATTAGTAGATGAAGCATGGGAAGGCAGAGTTGCATTGGAAGCTATGAAAAAT ATAAACAAAGTTGAATTCAAAGATACTACTGGAAAAATTGTTCAAGCCAGAATTGAATTGCAAGATGTACAAACCAAGCTAGTTAGTCATTACTCTGATCAGTTGGTGAATGATGAAAAAGCAATATTAGAGAAACTAGAAAAATGGTCCATGATTGAGGAAAGTATTCTCCAACAAAAATCTAGAGCTACATGGGTGAAGCTTGGAGATTCTAATTCTAAATACTTCTCTGCTGTAACGAAAGAAAGGAAGCACAAAAAGACTATTTCAATGTTGACTGCTCTAGATGGGACATTACTGACTGACAAGAGACAAATTCAGGAGGAGATAGTAGCCTTTTATAGATCACTAATGGGCACATCATGA